One window of Streptomyces sp. FIT100 genomic DNA carries:
- a CDS encoding HypC/HybG/HupF family hydrogenase formation chaperone, with amino-acid sequence MCLAVPGKVLAVEERDGTRMATVDFGGVVKEVCLEYLPDLQVGEYAIVHVGFALQRLDEESARRTLELFENLGLLQEEFADPLEAQEWQAQELEARP; translated from the coding sequence ATGTGCCTGGCGGTACCCGGCAAAGTGCTGGCGGTTGAGGAGCGGGACGGCACCCGGATGGCCACCGTCGACTTCGGCGGGGTGGTGAAGGAGGTGTGCCTGGAGTACCTGCCGGACCTCCAGGTCGGCGAGTACGCCATCGTCCACGTCGGCTTCGCCCTCCAGCGGCTCGACGAGGAGTCCGCGCGGCGGACGCTGGAGCTGTTCGAGAACCTCGGCCTGCTCCAGGAGGAGTTCGCCGACCCCCTCGAAGCGCAGGAGTGGCAGGCCCAGGAGCTGGAGGCGCGGCCGTGA
- the hypF gene encoding carbamoyltransferase HypF: MTPPVEPSVQRRRVTVRGVVQGVGFRPFVHALATGLGLTGYVTNTGDGVIAEVEGAPLAVARFCARIGDDAPPLAVVESVHDEGLPARGGSGFTILASLTGGPVRTLVAPDTATCADCLAELADPADRRHRHPFITCTHCGPRFTIVTGLPYDRDHTTMADFPMCADCAREYADPADRRFHAQPVACPACGPRPQLIVAPAAPGLRPRVTLAPDPNDRSLGGPVAADPIAEARELLAGGAILAVKGLGGYHLACDATDPAAVALLRRRKNRGHKPFALMARDIADIEHLVHIGPVERELLTGPVRPIVLMRRRIEPLPAPGAAPLADTVAPGSPDLGVMLPYTPLHHLLLGLDSENGTAPRLLVMTSGNHAGEPIVTDDTEALDRLAHLADAWLTHDRPIHVPCDDSVVRVCDGEPLTLRRSRGHAPLPVALPVPVAPALAVGGDLKNTFCLGDGRKAWLSAHIGDMDDLATQHAFACAEEQLEAVTGVHPGLVAADRHPGYRSGRWAERHAGGRPLVRVQHHHAHIAAAMAEHGLDGGRPVIGVAFDGTGYGDDGAVWGGEFLLADYAGYTRHAHLAYVPLPGGDAAVERPYRMAIAHLRAAGIARTPGLPCTEACLPGELDLLERQLERNLNCLPTSSMGRLFDAISSLAGVCHRAGYEAQAAIELEGAALHAAGADDDRYTFALRPHGQDGDAPLSADPAPLLAAAADDVRAGTPAALIAARFHSAVARLVRTVCGTARERHGLDVVLLTGGVFANTLLSSACALGLREDGFTVLRHHRIPPNDGGLALGQLVVAAQQRGETHVPGGTRQSAGG; encoded by the coding sequence GTGACACCGCCCGTCGAGCCGTCCGTGCAGCGCCGCCGGGTCACCGTCCGCGGAGTCGTCCAGGGCGTCGGCTTCCGGCCGTTCGTCCACGCCCTCGCCACCGGACTCGGACTGACCGGCTATGTGACCAACACCGGTGACGGCGTGATCGCCGAGGTCGAGGGCGCGCCGCTCGCCGTCGCCCGCTTCTGCGCGCGGATCGGCGACGACGCCCCGCCGCTGGCGGTCGTCGAGTCGGTCCACGACGAGGGGCTCCCCGCGCGCGGCGGCAGCGGATTCACCATCCTCGCCTCGCTCACCGGCGGGCCGGTGCGCACGCTCGTCGCACCCGACACGGCCACCTGCGCCGACTGCCTGGCGGAGCTCGCCGACCCCGCGGACCGGCGCCACCGCCACCCCTTCATCACCTGTACGCACTGCGGGCCGCGCTTCACCATCGTCACCGGCCTGCCCTACGACCGCGACCACACGACGATGGCCGACTTCCCGATGTGCGCCGACTGCGCCCGGGAGTACGCCGATCCGGCCGACCGCCGCTTCCACGCGCAGCCGGTCGCCTGTCCCGCCTGCGGGCCCCGGCCGCAGCTGATCGTGGCCCCGGCCGCCCCCGGGCTGCGGCCGCGGGTGACCCTCGCGCCCGACCCGAACGACCGGAGCCTCGGCGGGCCGGTCGCCGCGGACCCGATCGCCGAGGCGCGCGAACTGCTGGCCGGCGGCGCGATCCTCGCGGTCAAGGGGCTCGGCGGCTACCACCTCGCCTGCGACGCCACCGACCCCGCCGCGGTGGCGCTGCTGCGGCGGCGCAAGAACCGCGGCCACAAGCCGTTCGCGCTGATGGCCCGGGACATCGCCGACATCGAGCACCTCGTCCATATCGGCCCCGTGGAAAGGGAGTTGCTCACCGGTCCGGTCCGGCCCATCGTCCTGATGCGCCGCCGGATCGAGCCCCTGCCCGCGCCCGGCGCCGCCCCGCTCGCCGACACGGTCGCCCCCGGCAGCCCCGACCTCGGCGTCATGCTGCCGTACACCCCGCTCCACCACCTGCTGCTCGGCCTCGACAGCGAGAACGGCACCGCGCCCCGGCTGCTCGTCATGACGAGCGGCAACCACGCCGGGGAGCCGATCGTCACCGACGACACGGAGGCCCTGGACCGGCTGGCCCATCTCGCCGACGCCTGGCTGACCCACGACCGGCCCATCCATGTGCCGTGTGACGACTCGGTCGTCCGCGTGTGCGACGGGGAACCGCTGACGCTGCGCCGCTCGCGCGGCCACGCCCCGCTTCCCGTCGCCCTGCCGGTGCCCGTGGCCCCCGCGCTCGCCGTCGGCGGCGACCTCAAGAACACCTTCTGCCTCGGCGACGGCCGCAAGGCGTGGCTGTCGGCCCACATCGGCGACATGGACGACCTCGCCACACAGCACGCCTTCGCCTGCGCCGAGGAGCAGCTGGAGGCCGTCACCGGCGTACACCCCGGGCTGGTCGCCGCCGACCGCCACCCCGGCTACCGCTCCGGCCGCTGGGCCGAGCGCCATGCCGGGGGCCGGCCGCTCGTCCGCGTCCAGCACCATCACGCGCACATCGCCGCCGCGATGGCCGAACACGGCCTGGACGGCGGCCGTCCGGTGATCGGCGTCGCCTTCGACGGCACCGGCTACGGCGACGACGGGGCGGTCTGGGGCGGGGAGTTCCTGCTCGCCGACTACGCCGGCTACACCCGCCACGCGCACCTCGCGTACGTGCCGCTGCCGGGCGGTGACGCGGCCGTGGAGCGCCCGTACCGGATGGCCATCGCGCATCTGCGGGCGGCGGGCATCGCCCGAACCCCCGGACTGCCCTGCACGGAAGCCTGCCTGCCCGGCGAACTCGACCTGCTGGAACGCCAGTTGGAGCGGAACCTCAACTGCCTTCCCACCTCCAGCATGGGCCGGCTGTTCGATGCGATCTCCTCCCTCGCGGGCGTCTGCCACCGCGCCGGATACGAGGCACAGGCCGCGATCGAACTCGAAGGCGCCGCCCTCCACGCCGCCGGTGCGGACGACGACCGCTACACCTTCGCCCTGCGCCCGCACGGGCAGGACGGCGATGCACCGCTGAGCGCCGATCCCGCACCCCTCCTCGCCGCGGCCGCCGACGACGTACGCGCCGGCACCCCGGCCGCCCTGATCGCGGCGCGCTTCCACAGCGCCGTCGCCCGGCTCGTCCGTACGGTCTGCGGGACGGCCCGCGAGCGCCACGGCCTGGACGTGGTGCTCCTGACCGGCGGCGTGTTCGCCAACACCCTGCTCTCGTCGGCCTGTGCGCTGGGCCTGCGGGAGGACGGCTTCACCGTGCTGCGCCACCACCGGATCCCTCCGAACGACGGGGGGCTGGCGCTCGGCCAGCTCGTCGTGGCAGCACAACAGCGAGGAGAGACGCATGTGCCTGGCGGTACCCGGCAAAGTGCTGGCGGTTGA
- the hypB gene encoding hydrogenase nickel incorporation protein HypB has product MCRVVDLQQAVLARNDAAADTLRAELAARGTTVVNLLSSPGSGKTALLEAELLRARERGVAAAALTADLATENDARRLARSGLPVKQILTDGLCHLEAGMLAGHLDGWLPADTRLLFVENVGNLVCPASYDLGESLRVVLASVTEGEDKPLKYPTAFGLAHLVVVTKTDIAGAVGFDETAFRAHVQQVNPGVDVVLTSVRTGQGAGALLDRALAAAGGTPVHAPVMARARS; this is encoded by the coding sequence ATGTGCCGAGTCGTCGACCTCCAGCAGGCGGTGCTCGCCAGGAACGATGCAGCCGCGGACACGCTCCGCGCCGAACTGGCCGCCCGCGGCACCACCGTGGTCAATCTGCTGTCCAGCCCCGGCAGCGGCAAGACCGCGCTGCTCGAAGCCGAGCTGCTGCGCGCACGGGAGCGGGGCGTTGCCGCGGCGGCGCTCACCGCCGACCTGGCGACCGAGAACGACGCCCGCCGCCTCGCCCGCTCCGGCCTCCCCGTCAAGCAGATCCTCACCGACGGGCTGTGCCATCTGGAGGCCGGGATGCTCGCCGGGCACCTGGACGGCTGGCTGCCCGCGGACACCCGGCTGCTGTTCGTGGAGAACGTGGGCAATCTGGTCTGCCCCGCCTCCTACGACCTCGGCGAGTCGCTGCGGGTCGTGCTGGCCTCGGTGACCGAAGGCGAGGACAAGCCGCTCAAGTACCCCACGGCCTTCGGACTCGCGCATCTGGTCGTCGTCACCAAGACCGACATCGCCGGGGCCGTCGGCTTCGACGAGACGGCCTTCCGCGCCCATGTCCAGCAGGTCAACCCCGGCGTGGACGTGGTGCTCACCTCCGTACGCACCGGGCAGGGGGCGGGTGCGCTGCTGGACCGGGCGCTGGCGGCGGCCGGCGGTACGCCGGTCCACGCGCCCGTCATGGCACGGGCCCGGTCGTGA
- a CDS encoding hydrogenase maturation nickel metallochaperone HypA translates to MHEMSIALAVVDQVGEAARSGGATAVRTVRLRIGELAGVVPDALAFGFRLACAGTLLEGAELITESVPGTARCAACADDWAVGMPPQLSCPRCGGPAAELLTGRELRIAAVEWDTGPAHTPAREPISEGS, encoded by the coding sequence ATGCACGAGATGTCCATCGCGCTGGCCGTCGTCGACCAGGTCGGGGAAGCGGCGCGCTCCGGCGGAGCCACCGCGGTCAGGACCGTGCGGCTCCGGATCGGCGAACTCGCCGGAGTGGTCCCCGACGCCCTCGCCTTCGGCTTCCGACTGGCCTGCGCCGGCACGCTGCTCGAAGGCGCGGAACTGATCACCGAGTCCGTCCCGGGCACCGCCCGCTGCGCGGCCTGCGCGGACGACTGGGCGGTCGGCATGCCCCCGCAGCTGTCCTGCCCCCGGTGCGGCGGTCCCGCCGCCGAACTGCTCACGGGCCGCGAGCTGCGGATCGCCGCCGTCGAGTGGGACACAGGACCCGCGCACACCCCCGCCCGTGAACCCATCTCCGAGGGGAGCTGA
- a CDS encoding DUF6893 family small protein, with amino-acid sequence MKKTSGIIGGAAAAVAVAAVLKNLLPDIMRYLRIRTM; translated from the coding sequence ATGAAGAAGACCAGCGGCATCATCGGCGGAGCCGCCGCGGCCGTCGCCGTCGCGGCCGTCCTCAAGAACCTCCTGCCGGACATCATGCGGTACCTGCGCATCCGCACGATGTGA
- a CDS encoding hydrogenase maturation protease, producing MNAPAQDGPAPRTLVAGVGNIFLGDDGFGVETVRRLTERPLPGHVEVADIGIRGVHLAYRLLDGYDTLVLVDASARGGEPGTLYLIEPDAPGGDAAAGVPLDGHRMSPDAVLALLGTLCAGTGTAPPRRTFVVGCEPACVDEGIGLSPQVAAAVPAAVRMVADLVQYEAAR from the coding sequence GTGAACGCCCCCGCGCAGGACGGCCCCGCCCCCCGCACCCTCGTCGCAGGCGTCGGCAACATCTTCCTCGGCGACGACGGCTTCGGCGTCGAGACCGTACGGCGGCTCACGGAGCGGCCGCTGCCGGGCCACGTCGAGGTCGCGGACATCGGCATCCGCGGCGTCCACCTCGCCTACCGACTGCTCGACGGATACGACACGCTCGTCCTCGTCGACGCGAGCGCGCGCGGCGGCGAGCCGGGAACGCTGTACCTGATCGAGCCCGACGCACCGGGCGGCGACGCCGCCGCGGGCGTCCCGCTCGACGGCCACCGGATGTCCCCCGACGCCGTGCTCGCCCTGCTGGGCACGCTCTGCGCGGGCACCGGCACCGCCCCGCCCCGCCGCACGTTCGTCGTGGGCTGCGAACCCGCCTGCGTCGACGAGGGCATCGGGCTCAGCCCGCAGGTGGCCGCCGCCGTGCCCGCCGCCGTACGCATGGTGGCGGACCTGGTCCAGTACGAAGCGGCGCGATGA
- a CDS encoding DUF6084 family protein, with translation MTEFTFRCTGVRADAYAAGPTLVFRLRITASDETPVHALALRCQIRIEPARRGYDPAEADGLTDLFGERSRWGSTLHPVQFAQVPLMVPGFTGETETDLVVPCTYDMDVAATRYFHALFAGEVPLLLLFSGTAFTGAAGFRVEPVPWDREAAFRMPVKVWQEMVDQHFPGCGWIRLPAATLDTLLAYRSRRALPSWEATVEELLDTAGERTAP, from the coding sequence ATGACCGAATTCACCTTCCGCTGCACCGGCGTGCGCGCCGACGCCTACGCCGCGGGACCGACACTCGTCTTCCGGCTGCGCATCACCGCTTCCGACGAGACGCCCGTCCACGCGCTCGCCCTGCGGTGCCAGATCCGTATCGAGCCCGCCCGGCGCGGCTACGACCCGGCGGAGGCCGACGGCCTCACCGACCTCTTCGGCGAGCGCTCCCGCTGGGGCAGCACCCTCCACCCCGTGCAGTTCGCCCAAGTCCCGCTCATGGTCCCCGGGTTCACCGGAGAGACCGAGACCGACCTGGTCGTGCCCTGCACCTACGACATGGACGTCGCCGCGACCCGCTACTTCCACGCCCTCTTCGCCGGCGAGGTGCCGCTGCTCCTGCTCTTCTCCGGCACCGCGTTCACCGGCGCCGCCGGGTTCCGTGTCGAACCGGTGCCCTGGGACCGCGAAGCGGCGTTCCGGATGCCGGTGAAGGTCTGGCAGGAGATGGTCGACCAGCACTTCCCCGGCTGCGGCTGGATCCGGCTGCCCGCCGCCACCCTGGACACCCTGCTCGCCTACCGGTCGCGGCGGGCGCTGCCGTCCTGGGAGGCGACCGTGGAGGAACTCCTCGACACGGCGGGCGAAAGGACTGCGCCATGA
- a CDS encoding DUF5947 family protein, producing the protein MSAALTGPGHLRPAPGPRGLRRFTTPRPAAEEHCELCGVRLPDERHRHLVDIEKRALACACPPCAALLDRPGASGGRFRAVPGRYLSDPDHRIDHHTWELLRIPVGVAFLFRNTALGRPVALYPSPAGATESELEPSDWENVLAATRLAEELEPDVEALLLRRGDGRRADGRRADGRRADGRRADGRRTDTEGDRGTECHLVPVDICYALVGRMRQTWQGFDGGAEARAALDAFFDDVRLQAGPPQGSRP; encoded by the coding sequence GTGAGCGCCGCCCTGACCGGCCCGGGGCACCTGCGGCCCGCCCCGGGCCCGCGCGGACTGCGCCGCTTCACCACCCCTCGCCCGGCCGCCGAGGAACATTGCGAACTGTGCGGCGTACGCCTCCCCGACGAACGCCACCGGCACCTCGTCGACATCGAGAAGCGGGCCCTGGCCTGCGCATGCCCTCCCTGCGCGGCGCTCCTCGACCGCCCGGGCGCGTCCGGGGGCCGCTTCCGGGCCGTCCCGGGCCGTTACCTGTCCGACCCCGACCACCGCATCGACCACCACACCTGGGAACTCCTGCGGATCCCCGTCGGCGTCGCCTTCCTCTTCCGCAACACCGCACTCGGCCGGCCCGTCGCCCTCTACCCGAGCCCGGCAGGGGCCACCGAGAGCGAACTGGAGCCGTCCGACTGGGAGAACGTCCTCGCCGCGACGCGGCTCGCCGAAGAGCTCGAACCCGACGTGGAGGCCCTGTTGCTGCGCCGCGGCGACGGCCGACGTGCAGACGGCCGACGTGCAGACGGCCGACGTGCAGACGGCCGACGTGCAGACGGCCGGCGCACCGACACCGAAGGCGACCGCGGCACCGAGTGCCATCTGGTGCCCGTCGACATCTGCTACGCCCTGGTCGGGCGGATGCGGCAGACCTGGCAGGGCTTCGACGGCGGCGCCGAGGCCCGCGCCGCCCTGGACGCCTTCTTCGACGACGTACGCCTGCAGGCCGGGCCGCCGCAGGGGAGCCGGCCATGA
- a CDS encoding nickel-dependent hydrogenase large subunit gives MAPKTKTAGDGTGLVEMSWDPITRIVGSLGIHTKIDFKQKRVAECYSTSSVFRGYSVFMRGKDPRDAHFITSRICGICGDNHATCSVYTQNMAYGVKPPHLGEWIINLGESAEYMFDHNIFQENLVGVDYCEKMVRETNPGVWEQAQRTEAPHAAEHGYRTIADIMSSLNPLEGEFYREALQVSRYTREMFCLMEGRHVHPSTLYPGGVGTVASVQLFTDYLTRLMRYVEFMKRVVPLHDDLFDFFYEALPGYEEVGRRRVMLGCWGALNDPDHCDFTYANMTDWGRRMFVTPGIVVDGKLVTNDLTKINLGIRILLGSSYYEDWEGQEQFVTHDPLGNPVDPRHPWNQHTIPAPQKRDFDDKYSWVMSPRWFDGKEHLALDTGGGPIARLWSTALSGLVDIGYVKATGHSVVINLPRTLTKPETTFEWKIPQWSNALERNRARTYFQAYAAAVALHCAEKGLEEVRAGRTQTWEKFDVPDESIGVGFTEAVRGVLSHHMVIRDGKIANYHPYPPTPWNASVRDSYGTPGPYEDAVQNTPIFEENPPENFKGIDIMRAVRSFDPCLPCGVHMYVGGGRTVKSLHVPTGLSGLAG, from the coding sequence ATGGCACCGAAGACGAAGACGGCCGGCGACGGTACCGGCCTGGTCGAGATGTCCTGGGATCCGATCACCCGGATCGTGGGCAGCCTCGGCATCCACACGAAGATCGACTTCAAGCAGAAGCGGGTCGCGGAGTGCTACAGCACCTCGTCGGTCTTCCGCGGCTACAGCGTCTTCATGCGCGGCAAGGACCCGCGCGACGCCCACTTCATCACCAGCCGCATCTGCGGCATCTGCGGGGACAACCACGCCACCTGCTCGGTCTACACGCAGAACATGGCGTACGGCGTGAAACCGCCGCACCTCGGCGAGTGGATCATCAACCTCGGCGAGTCCGCCGAGTACATGTTCGACCACAACATCTTCCAGGAGAACCTGGTCGGGGTCGACTACTGCGAGAAGATGGTCCGCGAGACCAACCCGGGCGTCTGGGAGCAGGCTCAGCGCACCGAGGCGCCGCACGCCGCCGAGCACGGCTACCGCACGATCGCCGACATCATGAGCTCCCTCAACCCGCTCGAAGGCGAGTTCTACCGCGAGGCCCTCCAGGTCAGCCGCTACACCCGGGAGATGTTCTGCCTGATGGAGGGCCGCCATGTGCACCCCTCCACGCTCTACCCGGGCGGCGTCGGCACGGTCGCGTCCGTCCAGCTGTTCACGGACTACCTGACCCGCCTCATGCGCTACGTCGAGTTCATGAAGCGCGTCGTCCCGCTCCACGACGACCTCTTCGACTTCTTCTACGAGGCCCTGCCGGGGTACGAGGAGGTCGGCCGCCGACGGGTGATGCTCGGCTGCTGGGGAGCGCTGAACGACCCCGACCACTGCGACTTCACCTACGCCAACATGACCGACTGGGGCCGGCGGATGTTCGTCACCCCCGGCATCGTCGTCGACGGCAAACTGGTCACCAACGACCTCACCAAGATCAATCTCGGTATCCGCATCCTGCTCGGCAGCTCGTACTACGAGGACTGGGAGGGCCAGGAGCAGTTCGTCACCCACGACCCGCTCGGCAACCCCGTCGACCCGCGCCACCCGTGGAACCAGCACACCATCCCCGCCCCCCAGAAGCGGGACTTCGACGACAAGTACAGCTGGGTGATGTCCCCGCGCTGGTTCGACGGCAAGGAGCACCTGGCGCTCGACACCGGCGGCGGCCCCATCGCCCGGCTCTGGTCCACGGCCCTGTCCGGGCTCGTCGACATCGGCTACGTGAAGGCCACGGGCCACAGCGTCGTCATCAACCTCCCGCGCACGCTGACCAAGCCGGAGACCACCTTCGAGTGGAAGATCCCGCAGTGGAGCAACGCGCTGGAGCGCAACCGCGCCCGCACCTACTTCCAGGCGTACGCGGCGGCCGTCGCGCTGCACTGCGCCGAGAAGGGCCTGGAGGAGGTGCGCGCCGGACGCACCCAGACGTGGGAGAAGTTCGACGTGCCCGACGAGTCCATCGGCGTCGGCTTCACCGAGGCAGTGCGAGGAGTGCTCTCCCACCACATGGTCATCAGGGACGGCAAGATCGCCAACTACCACCCGTACCCGCCGACTCCGTGGAATGCCAGCGTCCGGGACAGCTACGGCACCCCCGGCCCCTACGAGGACGCCGTGCAGAACACACCGATCTTCGAGGAGAACCCGCCGGAGAACTTCAAGGGCATCGACATCATGCGCGCCGTGCGCAGCTTCGACCCCTGTCTGCCGTGCGGCGTCCACATGTACGTCGGCGGCGGCAGGACAGTGAAGTCGCTGCACGTGCCGACCGGACTGAGCGGACTCGCCGGATGA
- a CDS encoding hydrogenase expression protein HypE: MDAASPAAADAAAGTDQRPIHILWINAGLSCDGDSVALTAAMQPSIEEIALAGLPGLPKIQVHWPLIDFECGPVGGADTFIEWFFKGERGEIDPFVLVVEGSVPNESIKREGYWCGFGDDPETGQPITTSEWIDRLAPKALAVVAIGTCATYGGIHAMAGNPTGAMGVPDYLGWDWKSKAGIPIVCVPGCPIQPDNFAETLTYLLYQAAGSAPMIPLDDKLRPTWLFGATVHEGCDRAGYYEQGQFAETYDSPKCLVKIGCWGPVVKCNVPKRGWMNGIGGCPNVGGICIACTMPGFPDKFMPFMDEPPGARISTTSSGAYGAVVRRLRSITARTVDKEPKWRHTGKKITTGYRPPW, translated from the coding sequence ATGGATGCAGCATCGCCGGCCGCGGCCGACGCCGCGGCCGGTACGGACCAGCGGCCGATCCATATCCTCTGGATCAACGCGGGGCTCAGCTGCGACGGCGACTCGGTCGCGCTGACCGCCGCCATGCAGCCCAGCATCGAGGAGATCGCGCTCGCCGGGCTCCCCGGCCTGCCGAAGATCCAGGTCCACTGGCCGCTGATCGACTTCGAGTGCGGCCCGGTCGGCGGTGCCGACACCTTCATCGAGTGGTTCTTCAAGGGGGAGCGCGGCGAGATCGACCCGTTCGTGCTCGTCGTCGAGGGCTCCGTCCCCAACGAGTCGATCAAGCGCGAGGGTTACTGGTGCGGCTTCGGCGACGACCCGGAGACCGGCCAGCCCATCACCACCAGCGAGTGGATCGACCGGCTCGCGCCCAAGGCCCTCGCCGTCGTCGCGATCGGCACCTGCGCCACGTACGGCGGCATCCACGCGATGGCGGGCAACCCGACCGGCGCCATGGGCGTGCCCGACTATCTGGGCTGGGACTGGAAGTCGAAGGCCGGGATCCCGATCGTCTGCGTGCCCGGCTGCCCGATCCAGCCCGACAACTTCGCCGAGACCCTGACCTATCTGCTGTACCAGGCGGCCGGGTCGGCCCCGATGATCCCGCTCGACGACAAGCTGCGCCCGACCTGGCTGTTCGGCGCGACCGTGCACGAGGGCTGCGACCGGGCCGGCTACTACGAGCAGGGCCAGTTCGCCGAGACCTACGACTCGCCCAAGTGCCTGGTGAAGATCGGCTGCTGGGGACCGGTCGTCAAGTGCAACGTGCCCAAGCGCGGCTGGATGAACGGCATCGGCGGCTGCCCGAACGTCGGCGGCATCTGCATCGCCTGCACCATGCCGGGGTTCCCCGACAAGTTCATGCCGTTCATGGACGAACCGCCCGGCGCCCGGATCTCCACCACGTCCAGCGGCGCGTACGGGGCCGTCGTCCGCAGGCTCCGCTCGATCACGGCCAGGACCGTGGACAAGGAGCCGAAGTGGCGGCACACCGGCAAGAAGATCACCACCGGCTACCGCCCCCCGTGGTGA
- a CDS encoding hydrogenase maturation protein, which yields MHLLLVASAYNSLTQRVHAELRDRGHRVAVEQTPDGDAVRDAVRRHRPDLVLAPMLKTAIPRDVWSAHTCLIVHPGPPGDRGPSSLDWAVHENAATWGVTVLQADEEMDAGDVWAAVTFPVPDVVPPVGKSDLYRNEVSDAATTAVLLAVERFASGTYAPQPQPQPQPQPQPQPQPQPQPQPQTGTPGASGTPGASGGSGAIRIRPYFRQEFRRISWEDDSTERVVRILRAADSQPGVLDELLGGEWYLHGGHPEYGLRGRPGDLLATRAGAVCRATADGAVWIPELRPRRRPGAPAAFALPATLALAGRLPALPELPAPLPAQLLAEEEHGTAQHPTAQYVTWSDIRYREKGDAGFLSFSFPGGAMSTDHCRRLLDAYRAACTRPTSVLVVGGDRDLFSNGIHLKVIEAAADPGAESSANLDAMNDLVEAVLTTTDRLTVAALGGNAAAGGVMLALAADEVWCRSGVVLNPHYRRMGLYGSEYWTYSLPRRVGLPTAERLTREALPMTATAALRTGLADRVIDCAPGRFTAEVTALAARLATAAATRSRIAAKKAESDRREAVEPLAAHRERELARMRRTFSDPTAPYHALRRAFVRKEPPPGAPPGPLPGPPPGAPPGTSSAAPSHTASDAPSAARAVAAGPTAC from the coding sequence ATGCACCTCCTGCTCGTCGCCAGCGCCTACAACAGCCTCACCCAGCGCGTCCACGCCGAACTGCGGGACCGCGGACACCGCGTCGCCGTGGAGCAGACCCCGGACGGTGACGCCGTCCGCGACGCCGTCCGCCGCCACCGGCCGGACCTGGTGCTCGCGCCCATGCTGAAGACCGCGATCCCACGGGATGTGTGGTCCGCGCACACCTGTCTCATCGTCCACCCCGGGCCGCCCGGCGACCGCGGACCGTCCTCGCTCGACTGGGCGGTCCACGAGAACGCCGCCACCTGGGGCGTCACGGTCCTCCAGGCCGACGAGGAGATGGACGCCGGGGACGTGTGGGCCGCGGTGACCTTTCCCGTACCTGACGTCGTGCCACCCGTCGGCAAGAGCGACCTCTATCGCAACGAGGTCTCCGACGCCGCGACGACCGCGGTCCTGCTGGCCGTCGAGCGCTTCGCGTCCGGTACGTACGCCCCGCAGCCGCAGCCGCAGCCGCAGCCGCAGCCGCAGCCGCAGCCGCAGCCGCAGCCGCAGCCGCAGCCGCAGACCGGCACGCCCGGCGCGTCCGGCACGCCCGGCGCGTCCGGCGGGTCCGGCGCGATCCGCATCCGGCCGTACTTCCGCCAGGAGTTCCGGCGCATCTCCTGGGAGGACGACTCCACCGAGCGGGTCGTGCGCATCCTGCGCGCCGCCGACTCGCAGCCGGGCGTGCTCGACGAGCTGCTCGGCGGCGAGTGGTACCTGCACGGCGGCCACCCGGAGTACGGGCTGCGTGGGCGCCCCGGAGACCTGCTGGCCACCAGGGCGGGCGCGGTCTGCCGCGCGACGGCCGACGGCGCGGTGTGGATCCCCGAACTGCGGCCGCGGCGGCGCCCGGGCGCGCCCGCCGCCTTCGCCCTCCCCGCCACCCTCGCCCTGGCCGGCCGGCTGCCCGCCCTGCCCGAGCTCCCCGCGCCGCTCCCCGCGCAGCTCCTCGCGGAAGAGGAGCACGGGACCGCGCAGCACCCCACCGCGCAGTACGTCACCTGGAGCGACATCCGCTACCGGGAGAAAGGGGACGCCGGATTCCTGTCGTTCTCGTTCCCCGGCGGTGCCATGAGCACGGACCACTGCCGGCGGCTGCTGGACGCCTACCGGGCGGCCTGCACCCGGCCCACCTCGGTCCTGGTCGTCGGCGGGGACAGGGATCTCTTCTCCAACGGCATCCACCTCAAGGTGATCGAGGCGGCGGCCGACCCCGGAGCGGAGTCCTCGGCCAACCTCGACGCCATGAACGACCTGGTGGAGGCCGTCCTCACCACCACCGACCGGCTCACCGTCGCCGCGCTCGGTGGCAACGCGGCGGCCGGCGGGGTGATGCTCGCCCTCGCCGCCGACGAGGTCTGGTGCCGGTCGGGCGTCGTGCTCAACCCGCACTACCGGCGCATGGGCCTGTACGGCTCGGAGTACTGGACGTACTCCCTGCCCCGCCGCGTGGGCCTGCCGACGGCCGAACGCCTCACCCGCGAGGCGCTGCCGATGACCGCGACCGCCGCGCTGCGGACCGGACTGGCGGACCGGGTCATCGACTGCGCCCCCGGTCGGTTCACCGCGGAGGTCACCGCACTGGCGGCACGGCTCGCGACCGCGGCGGCGACCCGCTCGCGCATCGCCGCGAAGAAGGCGGAGAGCGACCGCCGCGAGGCGGTCGAACCGCTCGCCGCCCACCGGGAGCGGGAACTCGCCCGGATGCGGCGCACCTTCTCGGACCCGACCGCCCCCTACCACGCCCTGCGCCGCGCCTTCGTCCGCAAGGAACCGCCGCCGGGCGCACCGCCCGGTCCTCTGCCGGGTCCTCCGCCCGGCGCGCCGCCCGGTACGTCGTCCGCCGCGCCTTCGCATACCGCGTCCGATGCTCCGTCCGCGGCTCGCGCGGTGGCAGCGGGGCCGACCGCCTGTTAG